The following are encoded in a window of Oreochromis aureus strain Israel breed Guangdong linkage group 10, ZZ_aureus, whole genome shotgun sequence genomic DNA:
- the crebrf gene encoding CREB3 regulatory factor isoform X1 — translation MPQPSVSGMEPPFGDAFQNYSIADQALTSTELLATSSDPDFMYELDRDMSHQQSPCGDSIVGIGDGGKEVEGCVDQLMGLGECETVCSSSAFEQWDSYWEDLTRYTRLASCDIWGTKEVDFLGLDDFSSPYQDEEVIGRTPTLAQLNSEDSQPVGETLYPPADLSLPQTQSSQLPCHSKTLLVPGQGSGPGSVQPSPSSTSSSRPSRSLLPDFPEGSQRATRPVPSSTETMAKTQSHLSLTQDHGHAQIKPMVRGTKMGAPTSYSSDFVRKAKVRVSAVHKTQADMPPQTDFERSDPTLPLSQPRDEKASTSASAALVGLPGAAAASCSGSLASFERRVEGTARREMPVGRSATVPQLVEASQALETSTSGLVISDGVCSGAGSLLVVEGTEKTKEEEHNYSLFLTRSRLGSRGHPQIEEEEEEDEEDEEEAEEEEGDGLELEDEDHDEGFGSEHELSENEEEEEEEEDEDYEADKDDDMSDAFSEPGCDMELMEDIKGLTAGVSSRKRGKRRYFWEYSEQLTPSKQERMLKPSEWDRHTLPSNLYQKNGPLHGKYMLKKSRRTDVEDLTPNPRKLLQIGTELRKLNKVISDLTPVSELPLTARPRSRKEKNKLASRACRLKKKAQYEANKVKLWGLSTEYDRLLFVINAIKEEIVERVEDSSPRPTNMSDTLERLIKETLVPSPVAGQTSDFVNKILENTGRGDPTGGLVGLRVPTSKI, via the exons CCCAGCGTCAGTGGGATGGAGCCTCCCTTTGGGGATGCCTTTCAGAACTACTCGATTGCTGACCAGGCTCTGACCAGCACTGAGCTGCTCGCCACCAGCTCTGACCCAGATTTCATGTACGAACTG GACAGAGACATgagccaccagcagagcccctGTGGGGACAGCATTGTGGGGATCGGGGATGGAGGCAAGGAGGTTGAGGGTTGCGTGGACCAGCTAATGGGTCTGGGTGAATGTGAGACAGTCTGCAGCAGCTCGGCGTTCGAACAGTGGGACTCCTACTGGGAAGACCTCACCAG ATACACACGGCTGGCCAGCTGTGATATCTGGGGCACCAAAGAGGTGGACTTCCTCGGATTGGATGACTTCTCCAGTCCTTACCAGGACGAGGAGGTGATTGGTCGAACTCCGACGCTGGCTCAGCTCAACAGCGAGGACTCACAGCCTGTGGGTGAGACGCTCTACCCTCCCGCTGACCTGAGCTTGCCCCAGACTCAGTCGTCCCAGCTTCCCTGTCACAGTAAGACTCTCCTGGTCCCCGGCCAAGGATCAGGCCCCGGCTCTGTTCAACCTTCACCAAGCTCCACATCCTCTTCCCGTCCTTCGCGCAGCCTTCTCCCGGACTTTCCTGAAGGCTCCCAAAGAGCAACCAGACCTGTTCCTTCCAGCACTGAGACTATGGCTAAGACTCAGAGCCACCTCAGTCTCACCCAGGACCATGGTCATGCTCAAATAAAGCCCATGGTGCGTGGAACCAAAATGGGAGCCCCAACTTCCTACAGCTCTGACTTTGTGCGCAAGGCTAAAGTCCGTGTCAGTGCTGTACATAAGACCCAAGCGGACATGCCTCCCCAGACGGATTTTGAGAGGTCAGATCCCACTCTACCTCTCTCCCAGCCTCGAGATGAGAAAGCCTCTACTTCAGCAAGTGCCGCCTTAGTGGGACTTCCTGGTGCTGCCGCCGCCAGCTGTTCAGGCAGCCTGGCGAGCTTTGAAAGGAGAGTAGAGGGGACAGCGAGGAGAGAGATGCCTGTAGGCCGGTCTGCCACTGTGCCTCAGCTGGTTGAGGCAAGCCAGGCTCTGGAGACCAGCACCTCTGGGCTGGTGATCAGCGATGGTGTTTGCAGCGGGGCTGGCAGTCTTTTGGTTGTTGAGGGTACGGAGAAGACCAAGGAAGAGGAGCACAACTACTCTCTCTTCCTGACCCGCAGCAGACTGGGCAGCAGAGGCCACCCCCAgatagaggaagaggaggaagaggacgaggaggatgaggaagaggcagaggaagaggaaggagatGGGTTGGAGCTAGAAGACGAAGACCACGATGAGGGTTTTGGCAGTGAGCACGAGCTGTCTGAgaatgaagaggaggaagaagaggaggaggacgaaGACTACGAAGCAGACAAGGACGATGACATGAGTGACGCCTTCTCTGAGCCAG GCTGTGACATGGAGCTGATGGAGGACATTAAAGGGCTCACAGCAGGAGTCTCCAGCCGAAAGAGAGGAAAGCGCCGCTACTTCTGGGAGTACAGCGAGCAGCTCACCCCCTCCAAACAGGAACGCATGCTCAAGCCGTCCGAGTGGGACAGACACACGCTGCCTAGCAACCTGTACCAGAAGAACGGGCCTCTCCACg GAAAATACATGCTGAAGAAGTCTCGACGCACAGACGTGGAAGACCTGACTCCCAATCCACGAAAGCTGCTGCAGATTGGCACAGAGCTTCGTAAACTGAACAAGGTGATCAGCGACTTGACTCCTGTGAGCGAGCTGCCACTGACTGCACGGCCACGCTCTCGCAAGGAGAAAAACAAGCTGGCCTCCAG AGCTTGCcgtttaaaaaagaaagcccAATACGAAGCAAATAAAGTGAAGCTCTGGGGACTCAGCACAGAGTACG ACCGGCTGTTGTTTGTGATCAACGCAATCAAGGAGGAGATAGTGGAGCGAGTGGAGGACTCTTCTCCGCGTCCAACCAACATGTCTGACACTCTGGAGCGACTCATAAAGGAGACACTTG tgcCATCACCTGTTGCTGGGCAGACTTCAGACTTCGTCAACAAGATCTTGGAGAACACAGGACGCGGCGATCCCACCGGCGGACTGGTCGGCCTGCGAGTCCCCACCTCCAAAATCTAG
- the crebrf gene encoding CREB3 regulatory factor isoform X2, with translation MEPPFGDAFQNYSIADQALTSTELLATSSDPDFMYELDRDMSHQQSPCGDSIVGIGDGGKEVEGCVDQLMGLGECETVCSSSAFEQWDSYWEDLTRYTRLASCDIWGTKEVDFLGLDDFSSPYQDEEVIGRTPTLAQLNSEDSQPVGETLYPPADLSLPQTQSSQLPCHSKTLLVPGQGSGPGSVQPSPSSTSSSRPSRSLLPDFPEGSQRATRPVPSSTETMAKTQSHLSLTQDHGHAQIKPMVRGTKMGAPTSYSSDFVRKAKVRVSAVHKTQADMPPQTDFERSDPTLPLSQPRDEKASTSASAALVGLPGAAAASCSGSLASFERRVEGTARREMPVGRSATVPQLVEASQALETSTSGLVISDGVCSGAGSLLVVEGTEKTKEEEHNYSLFLTRSRLGSRGHPQIEEEEEEDEEDEEEAEEEEGDGLELEDEDHDEGFGSEHELSENEEEEEEEEDEDYEADKDDDMSDAFSEPGCDMELMEDIKGLTAGVSSRKRGKRRYFWEYSEQLTPSKQERMLKPSEWDRHTLPSNLYQKNGPLHGKYMLKKSRRTDVEDLTPNPRKLLQIGTELRKLNKVISDLTPVSELPLTARPRSRKEKNKLASRACRLKKKAQYEANKVKLWGLSTEYDRLLFVINAIKEEIVERVEDSSPRPTNMSDTLERLIKETLVPSPVAGQTSDFVNKILENTGRGDPTGGLVGLRVPTSKI, from the exons ATGGAGCCTCCCTTTGGGGATGCCTTTCAGAACTACTCGATTGCTGACCAGGCTCTGACCAGCACTGAGCTGCTCGCCACCAGCTCTGACCCAGATTTCATGTACGAACTG GACAGAGACATgagccaccagcagagcccctGTGGGGACAGCATTGTGGGGATCGGGGATGGAGGCAAGGAGGTTGAGGGTTGCGTGGACCAGCTAATGGGTCTGGGTGAATGTGAGACAGTCTGCAGCAGCTCGGCGTTCGAACAGTGGGACTCCTACTGGGAAGACCTCACCAG ATACACACGGCTGGCCAGCTGTGATATCTGGGGCACCAAAGAGGTGGACTTCCTCGGATTGGATGACTTCTCCAGTCCTTACCAGGACGAGGAGGTGATTGGTCGAACTCCGACGCTGGCTCAGCTCAACAGCGAGGACTCACAGCCTGTGGGTGAGACGCTCTACCCTCCCGCTGACCTGAGCTTGCCCCAGACTCAGTCGTCCCAGCTTCCCTGTCACAGTAAGACTCTCCTGGTCCCCGGCCAAGGATCAGGCCCCGGCTCTGTTCAACCTTCACCAAGCTCCACATCCTCTTCCCGTCCTTCGCGCAGCCTTCTCCCGGACTTTCCTGAAGGCTCCCAAAGAGCAACCAGACCTGTTCCTTCCAGCACTGAGACTATGGCTAAGACTCAGAGCCACCTCAGTCTCACCCAGGACCATGGTCATGCTCAAATAAAGCCCATGGTGCGTGGAACCAAAATGGGAGCCCCAACTTCCTACAGCTCTGACTTTGTGCGCAAGGCTAAAGTCCGTGTCAGTGCTGTACATAAGACCCAAGCGGACATGCCTCCCCAGACGGATTTTGAGAGGTCAGATCCCACTCTACCTCTCTCCCAGCCTCGAGATGAGAAAGCCTCTACTTCAGCAAGTGCCGCCTTAGTGGGACTTCCTGGTGCTGCCGCCGCCAGCTGTTCAGGCAGCCTGGCGAGCTTTGAAAGGAGAGTAGAGGGGACAGCGAGGAGAGAGATGCCTGTAGGCCGGTCTGCCACTGTGCCTCAGCTGGTTGAGGCAAGCCAGGCTCTGGAGACCAGCACCTCTGGGCTGGTGATCAGCGATGGTGTTTGCAGCGGGGCTGGCAGTCTTTTGGTTGTTGAGGGTACGGAGAAGACCAAGGAAGAGGAGCACAACTACTCTCTCTTCCTGACCCGCAGCAGACTGGGCAGCAGAGGCCACCCCCAgatagaggaagaggaggaagaggacgaggaggatgaggaagaggcagaggaagaggaaggagatGGGTTGGAGCTAGAAGACGAAGACCACGATGAGGGTTTTGGCAGTGAGCACGAGCTGTCTGAgaatgaagaggaggaagaagaggaggaggacgaaGACTACGAAGCAGACAAGGACGATGACATGAGTGACGCCTTCTCTGAGCCAG GCTGTGACATGGAGCTGATGGAGGACATTAAAGGGCTCACAGCAGGAGTCTCCAGCCGAAAGAGAGGAAAGCGCCGCTACTTCTGGGAGTACAGCGAGCAGCTCACCCCCTCCAAACAGGAACGCATGCTCAAGCCGTCCGAGTGGGACAGACACACGCTGCCTAGCAACCTGTACCAGAAGAACGGGCCTCTCCACg GAAAATACATGCTGAAGAAGTCTCGACGCACAGACGTGGAAGACCTGACTCCCAATCCACGAAAGCTGCTGCAGATTGGCACAGAGCTTCGTAAACTGAACAAGGTGATCAGCGACTTGACTCCTGTGAGCGAGCTGCCACTGACTGCACGGCCACGCTCTCGCAAGGAGAAAAACAAGCTGGCCTCCAG AGCTTGCcgtttaaaaaagaaagcccAATACGAAGCAAATAAAGTGAAGCTCTGGGGACTCAGCACAGAGTACG ACCGGCTGTTGTTTGTGATCAACGCAATCAAGGAGGAGATAGTGGAGCGAGTGGAGGACTCTTCTCCGCGTCCAACCAACATGTCTGACACTCTGGAGCGACTCATAAAGGAGACACTTG tgcCATCACCTGTTGCTGGGCAGACTTCAGACTTCGTCAACAAGATCTTGGAGAACACAGGACGCGGCGATCCCACCGGCGGACTGGTCGGCCTGCGAGTCCCCACCTCCAAAATCTAG